A genome region from Myxocyprinus asiaticus isolate MX2 ecotype Aquarium Trade chromosome 12, UBuf_Myxa_2, whole genome shotgun sequence includes the following:
- the LOC127449107 gene encoding leucine-rich repeat neuronal protein 1-like: MARGNFFFVVKGQICFSLFLALLGLSSVQTTECPQLCVCEIRPWFTPQSTYREATTVDCNDLHLTRIPGNLSSDTQVLLLQSNYIARTSEELEQLLNLTELDLSQNNFSNIRDIGLTNMSQLTTLHLEENQIVEMPDFSLQDLTNLQELYINHNQISSIAPNAFAGLRNLLRLHLNSNRLKAIDSRWFESTPNLEILMIGENPVIGILDLNFKPLTNLRSLVLAGMELTDIPGNAFVGLDTLESLSFYDNKLVRVPQTALQKLQNLKFLDLNKNPIHTIQEGDFKNMLRLKELGINNMGELVSIDHFALDNLPELTKLEATNNPKFSYVSRLAFRDLPSLESLMLNNNALNSLYQATTESLPNLREISIHSNPLRCDCVIQWMSSNKTTIRFMEPLSMFCAMPPEVRGQRVREVLSREFSGQCLPMISHDTFPNYLNLDIGMTVDLNCRAMSEPEPEIYWVTPSGNKVMIDTMSDKYQLNSAGTLRISHIQVDDSGHYTCVAQNTEGADTRVTAVRVNGTLLDSTQLMKIYVKHTESHSILVSWKVNSNVMTSNLKWSSATMKIDNPHITYTAKVPVDVHEYNLTHLQPATEYEVCLSVSNIHQQTQKSCVNATTNHATFTVEISEQGTNTALAAVMGTILAIISLGSIIVYIAKRWKRKNYHHSLKKYMQKTSSIPLNELYPPLINLWEADSEKDKEGSSETKPTQVDTTRSYYMW; this comes from the coding sequence ATGGCAAGAGGGAATTTCTTTTTTGTTGTGAAGGGCCAGATTTGTTTCTCCCTATTTCTGGCTTTACTTGGTCTCTCGTCTGTTCAGACTACAGAATGTCCTCAGCTTTGTGTATGCGAGATCCGGCCTTGGTTCACACCCCAGTCCACCTACAGAGAAGCAACTACTGTTGATTGCAATGACCTTCATCTTACCCGCATCCCTGGAAACCTGTCCTCTGACACACAGGTGTTGCTTCTGCAAAGCAACTACATTGCCAGAACTAGTGAGGAGCTAGAGCAACTTCTGAATCTCACAGAACTGGACCTGTCCCAGAACAACTTCAGCAACATCCGTGATATTGGCCTGACCAACATGTCACAACTCACTACGCTTCACCTGGAGGAGAACCAAATAGTCGAGATGCCTGACTTTAGTTTGCAAGACCTCACCAATCTACAAGAGCTGTACATTAATCACAATCAGATCAGCTCCATTGCACCCAATGCCTTTGCTGGTTTGCGTAATCTGCTTAGGCTCCACCTGAACTCCAACAGACTCAAGGCAATTGACAGTCGTTGGTTTGAATCAACCCCCAACCTTGAGATCCTAATGATTGGGGAAAATCCTGTGATTGgcatcctggatttgaacttcAAACCTCTTACTAACTTAAGAAGCCTGGTACTCGCAGGCATGGAGCTCACAGATATTCCAGGCAATGCATTTGTTGGACTAGACACACTGGAGAGTCTCTCTTTCTATGACAACAAACTTGTTAGGGTGCCACAGACTGCTCTGCAGAAACTTCAGAACCTGAAATTTCTGGATTTGAACAAGAATCCCATACATACAATTCAGGAGGGAGACTTTAAGAACATGCTAAGGCTGAAAGAACTTGGCATCAACAACATGGGAGAACTTGTGTCTATTGATCACTTTGCCCTGGATAACCTCCCAGAGTTGACCAAACTTGAAGCCACAAACAACCCCAAGTTTTCCTACGTGAGCCGTTTGGCATTCCGTGACTTGCCGTCCCTAGAGAGTCTTATGCTCAATAACAATGCTCTAAACTCCCTCTACCAGGCGACGACGGAGTCTCTGCCCAACCTGAGGGAGATCAGTATCCACAGCAACCCACTGCGGTGCGACTGTGTTATTCAGTGGATGAGCTCCAACAAGACCACCATTCGATTTATGGAGCCTCTTTCCATGTTTTGTGCAATGCCACCAGAGGTTCGAGGTCAGCGTGTGAGAGAGGTGCTTTCTCGTGAATTTTCGGGCCAATGCTTGCCCATGATCTCTCACGACACATTCCCCAATTACCTCAACCTAGATATTGGGATGACGGTAGACCTTAATTGTCGTGCAATGTCTGAACCTGAGCCAGAAATATATTGGGTTACACCATCAGGTAACAAGGTAATGATAGATACCATGTCGGATAAATACCAACTCAACAGTGCAGGAACTCTCCGCATATCGCATATTCAGGTAGACGACTCTGGCCACTACACCTGTGTGGCCCAGAACACTGAGGGAGCTGACACTCGTGTAACTGCCGTTCGAGTCAATGGGACTCTTCTGGATAGCACGCAGCTTATGAAGATATATGTGAAGCACACTGAGTCCCACTCAATATTAGTGTCCTGGAAGGTAAACTCCAACGTCATGACATCCAACCTCAAGTGGTCATCCGCGACCATGAAAATTGACAACCCTCACATCACGTATACTGCTAAGGTGCCTGTAGATGTTCACGAGTATAACCTCACACACCTTCAGCCAGCCACTGAGTATGAGGTTTGTCTCTCGGTCTCTAACATCCACCAGCAAACCCAAAAGTCTTGCGTCAATGCCACGACCAATCACGCCACATTTACCGTGGAGATCTCGGAACAAGGCACCAATACGGCTCTTGCAGCTGTCATGGGCACAATTTTGGCCATCATCAGCCTGGGCTCCATCATAGTATACATTGCCAAGAGATGGAAGCGGAAGAACTATCATCACTCCTTGAAGAAATACATGCAGAAAACCTCCTCCATCCCCCTTAATGAACTGTATCCTCCCCTTATTAATCTATGGGAGGCAGACAGCGAAAAGGACAAAGAGGGCTCTTCAGAAACTAAGCCCACCCAGGTTGACACAACAAGAAGTTATTACATGTGGTGA